GTAAATACGTTTAACAACTTGTACGCTAGAAACTTCAGTACTCTGAAATCGTATACAATGACCCGATTTGGGATTGACGGTATTTGGCTGCCCGAGACGATGGGGTGGGACGGCAATGCAAGACATACGATAAATAGTGATTATACAAAGGAAATTATGTCAACCAGCGCAGAAGCTGCGTTAAATATGTATGCACAATATAAGTACACCAACGACGCCAGTTATTTGAGCAATACGGCGTATCCATTCCTGAGAGAAGCAGCAAAGTTTTATTCAGCTAAGCTAAGCTACAATAGCGGGACTGGCAAATACTATATGGCTTTGTCTAATTCGCACGAACAGCATTGGAACGTACCGAATGCGATTGTTGACTTAGTAGCCGTAAGAGCGCTATTCCCAGTCGCAATTCAAGTCAGTCAACAGCTCGGTCTAGACAGTACTTTACGCACACAATGGCAGAATATCGTAAATAATTTAATTGCATATCCTATAGATCCAAGTGATTCAACGAAGTATTTTCCGCATTCTCCACCCATTTCGCCAAATCGGAATAATGAAAATGTAGTCCTCGAGCTTGCTTGGCCATATTCCGTTACTGGAATTGGATATTCAGATCAGCAGATGCTCATCAATAACTATAACAGTAGACCGAATCCTTATGGGATAAACAACATTTGGGATCCAGCTCCGATTCAGGCTGCAAGATTAGGTCTTGGCGACGAATCGTATTTGGGTATGAAAATGATGATCCAACGCTATCAAGATCTTACTAACGGACGCACGATGAATACGAATGGTGAATTTGAGTATATGGGTGTGAATTTGATCGCGATGAATGAGTCATTGCTTCAAAGCTATGACGATAAGATTCGTGTTTTCCCAGGATTGCCGAGTGACGCGACGATGAATGCCAAGTTCACTTTGCTTGCAAGCGGAGGATTCTTAGTCAGTTCAGAGAAGGAAGCCGGCGAAATCAAATATGTAGGTATTAGGAGCCAATATGGCAACTCAACCACGGTCATTAATCCATGGGGCACACAGCAGGTTCAGGTTAGAAGGCTATCGGACAATACGATCATACAGACAACTAATAGCAGTCAGTTCAATATTTCGACGTCGGCGAATACGAATTACATTTTAGAAAGAACAGCTAAACCTCTTGGGAGCTACAGCTTCGTACAATTGAGCGCTACGGCAAATCAAGGGGCTAAGACAATCACGATAAACGGAGCTCAAAGGTCGCTTGGTAACGGCATAGGTACGAGTGGAGTACCTATTGGACAGACGATTACCTTTAAGGCAACTATTAATGGGAAATTCGTTTGTGCGGACTCTGCAGGCGCAAGTCCTCTTATTGCTAATGCACCTGCTGGAGGCGGCTGGGAACAGTTCGTTGTTGTTGACGCGGGAGGTGGGGCGGTCGCGTTCAGGGCAGTCAACAATATGTATGTGACGGCCTCATCTTCTGCAAGCTTGATAGCAAATTCTTCAACGATCGGAACGGCACAGAAATTTTTGTGGATTAATAATAGCGACGGTACATTCTCTCTTCGAGCTGTCGTGAATAATCAATACGTTTGTGCAGAAAACGCAGGCGTAGGAGCATTAATCGCCAATAGGGCCGCCATTGGCCCATGGGAGAAATTCCAAATGTAGTTGAAGAAATTAAAAGAGAAGCGGTTATCACGCCCACCATGGGTGCGATAACCGCTTAAGTTATTGATCGATTATTTCGAGCTGAGCTTCTCTAAGTTTACTTATATATCCGGCGGTATCGGCTTGGCCATCGGTAATTACGTAATCGATGTCACTTATCGGAGCGATTTGAACTAAATCCTTAACCCCCAGCTTACTGCTGTCCACGAGAAAATAGACAAGGTCTGCGATTTCGATCATTCGCTGCTTTACAGAGGCGTGTGCCTCGTTCGAATCACTAAAGCCTCTTTCGATGTGCAGTCCAGTGCAAGACAAAAATGCTTTATTCACGTGATATTCCTTAAGGATTCGTTCAGTAAGAGCTCCGTGAAAGGAATAGGATTTACGAAGCAAATTACCGCCAACAGTAATAAGGTTTATATTCTCGCGGTTGCTTAGCTCAAACACTACCTTCATGGAATTAGTCAGTATGGTCAACGGGATATCGGGAATGATTTTGGCCAAATAGAAGACCGACGTACTTCCATCTATCGCGATTGTGTCATGAGGTTGAATATGCTTCAACGCCATTTCGGCGATAGCAATCTTGTGCTCAACGTTGGTGAACTCTCTTTCTAAATGCGGTGTAAGTGAATGGGGCTCAGATATCGATATAGCGCCTCCATGCGTCCGTTGTAGCTTGCCTTCTTGGCTCAATAGATCAAGATCTTTCCGAATGGTCTCGTCCGAAACACCGAACAGGGGGCTTAGCTCCGCAATACGTATAATTCCGTGCTGTTTTAGCTGGAGTAATATTTTTCTTTTTCGGTCGTGAACGGACACGTGTTGCTCACCTCTAATTGGAATTTTTCTTATATTAAACGATGAAATAGCTTGGGTTTGGTTGGGTTTTTCAAAAGAATGTCCAAAGTATACAACTGTAAGATAAACGATTTATTCAAGAAAATCAACAAGTGTGGTCATATTGGTTGGGGTATATTCGTCTTTAAAGGTTAGAAACACATTGATTTTCGTGGTTTTAATTTGATTTTTCGTTGATTTATTTTACTTAAATGAAAATAATAATAGACAAATACCAATAAAACACCAATAATAAGGTGGTATAAAACCAATTAGATGGGATGATGAAGCAAATGGGCGATAGGACACCACGAAGCGAAATTGCGGGGCAAGATCCCAAATTGCATTTGGTCGTTGATAACTGTTTTGCCTCAAAGCGATGGACAAAACCTGTGGAATGGATGAGCCTATTACAATCTATGGGTATTACTCAAGTTGAAGCAAGTGCAGACAACGAATGCGATCCGCTTTACATGAGCAAGGAATACTTGGAAAAGTGGGTTAGCGAGGTTAATTCACAAAGCGAAAAAACCGGAGTAAAGGTCGCGAATATGTATTCGGGACATGGAACGTATACAACGCTTGGCTTGGCCCATCATGATAAGTCGATTCGTGATCGAATTCAGCACGAGTGGATTAAACCAATGGCGGACATCGCTGCAAGTGTGGGTGCAGGCTTAGGATTCTATTGTCATGCATTTGCCGATTCCACCCTGCAGATTCCAAGTGCTTACAGAGAGAGAGAAGAGGATTTGTATGCTAGACTAGCTGATATTTCTGTATATTGCCAAGAGGTGGGCATTCATGCACCGAGCGTCGAGCAAATGTACACGCCTCATCAAATTCCGTGGACGATCGAAGGCTCTAGGAAATTGTTGAAGGAAGTATTCAAGAGGTCAGCCGCCCCGTTCTATTTGACGCTTGATACAGGTCATCAGAGCGGTCAGCATAAATTTCGTAGGCCAGAAGCTGGGGAAATCCAACAGGCAGCAGAACGTAGCAGAAGGGAAGGCATATTAAATTCGCTTTGGGTAGGCCCTTATGCAGCCCACGAAATGTTAGTGGAGATGTGCGTATCACCGATTCAAGAGCAATCTTCTTATATAAGTCGCATCGAACAATTAATGGATGACTACCCGTATCTATTCGCTGATGCATGCGATAGCGATACATACCGGTGGCTAGAAGAGTTAGGGGCATATTCGCCTATCATTCACTTGCAGCAGACTACAGGAACTTCATCTGCCCATCAGCCTTTTACAGAAGCAAGCAACAAGAATGGAATCATTTTCGGGGAACCGTTATTAAGGGCGTTGGAGAAAGCTTACAAGAAACCTGAAGATACAGGGCTCCCGCCTAGATGTGAGGATATTTACTTAACTCTTGAAATTTTCTCTGGAACTAGCGAATCCAACAACGATGTATTGCGGAAGATGGAGGCGTCGATCAAGTACTGGCGACAATACATCCCGCGAGACGGGTTGAGGTTAAGTGAGGCGTTAGAAATTTTAGGAGAGAGATGAGGGTAATGGGATGAGTAGGCAAACGGCTGTACTCGCATTTGATCTTGGCGCGGGCAGTGGGCGTGCCTTCATTGGTGAATGGATTAAAGATGAAGGCACACCTCCGAAGCTCGAGATGCAAGAAATACATCGGTTCCCCAATCAGGCTATCCATGTGGGTGATCAT
This portion of the Cohnella abietis genome encodes:
- a CDS encoding glycosyl hydrolase family 95 catalytic domain-containing protein is translated as MIRNQNWKTRVATLSAVGSLMAACLFVGPAGASPTSHSFDTSGGKLNVDYASYLSKNDLVYNSPVTNSKSGMTVGNGHVGAQVWNTAGGLTMQLQGVDSSQHGWASGGLVNLYSNPGFDSGYSSYQQRLSLYDGISTTKYDNNRTITIMGSPNSEVMGIHVEDTRTGISNVTLDLSLWDVSTLSNGGDVPDLNTWKTVTTFVDPTVVGFSRGQTDASKFGYTMAATVEGASFTTQSVGGSQVRLNITPTSSYTIWISVASRLNAPGNDSVTQAKSLLNSVKSTGYATTLNNFKNWWHDFWNKSFVQYSNASGDADYLENFYYLSTYMIAAGSYANYPSHFINGTFSGVKDDDAGKWGYAYWYWNQRDLYHSFLASNHAEIVNTFNNLYARNFSTLKSYTMTRFGIDGIWLPETMGWDGNARHTINSDYTKEIMSTSAEAALNMYAQYKYTNDASYLSNTAYPFLREAAKFYSAKLSYNSGTGKYYMALSNSHEQHWNVPNAIVDLVAVRALFPVAIQVSQQLGLDSTLRTQWQNIVNNLIAYPIDPSDSTKYFPHSPPISPNRNNENVVLELAWPYSVTGIGYSDQQMLINNYNSRPNPYGINNIWDPAPIQAARLGLGDESYLGMKMMIQRYQDLTNGRTMNTNGEFEYMGVNLIAMNESLLQSYDDKIRVFPGLPSDATMNAKFTLLASGGFLVSSEKEAGEIKYVGIRSQYGNSTTVINPWGTQQVQVRRLSDNTIIQTTNSSQFNISTSANTNYILERTAKPLGSYSFVQLSATANQGAKTITINGAQRSLGNGIGTSGVPIGQTITFKATINGKFVCADSAGASPLIANAPAGGGWEQFVVVDAGGGAVAFRAVNNMYVTASSSASLIANSSTIGTAQKFLWINNSDGTFSLRAVVNNQYVCAENAGVGALIANRAAIGPWEKFQM
- a CDS encoding TIM barrel protein, with translation MMKQMGDRTPRSEIAGQDPKLHLVVDNCFASKRWTKPVEWMSLLQSMGITQVEASADNECDPLYMSKEYLEKWVSEVNSQSEKTGVKVANMYSGHGTYTTLGLAHHDKSIRDRIQHEWIKPMADIAASVGAGLGFYCHAFADSTLQIPSAYREREEDLYARLADISVYCQEVGIHAPSVEQMYTPHQIPWTIEGSRKLLKEVFKRSAAPFYLTLDTGHQSGQHKFRRPEAGEIQQAAERSRREGILNSLWVGPYAAHEMLVEMCVSPIQEQSSYISRIEQLMDDYPYLFADACDSDTYRWLEELGAYSPIIHLQQTTGTSSAHQPFTEASNKNGIIFGEPLLRALEKAYKKPEDTGLPPRCEDIYLTLEIFSGTSESNNDVLRKMEASIKYWRQYIPRDGLRLSEALEILGER
- a CDS encoding DeoR/GlpR family DNA-binding transcription regulator: MSVHDRKRKILLQLKQHGIIRIAELSPLFGVSDETIRKDLDLLSQEGKLQRTHGGAISISEPHSLTPHLEREFTNVEHKIAIAEMALKHIQPHDTIAIDGSTSVFYLAKIIPDIPLTILTNSMKVVFELSNRENINLITVGGNLLRKSYSFHGALTERILKEYHVNKAFLSCTGLHIERGFSDSNEAHASVKQRMIEIADLVYFLVDSSKLGVKDLVQIAPISDIDYVITDGQADTAGYISKLREAQLEIIDQ